The DNA sequence tcacagagtcacttttatttgaaagaaatattcgaaagatttttatttgtaactttttttttttttgataaggtaaattttATTTGTaacttatatgtgaaagatttatatttgaaggacttacatttgaaaaatgtatattttgaaggacttgattaattggttgtacttgtgttcattattcgcttgagcaatatttatggtattcttattgccttgctgtttatatcactagttgattattgttgctatcactgttaTTTGTctgtatattatttttgtatgctatattacaaaggttatttgactagtgagtgtcttgattatacctcgtcactactccaccgaggttagacttgatacttactgggtaccaactgtggtgtactcatactacacttctacacatttttgtgcagagccaggtattggggatatcggactcgggcagagttagtgtgttgatcgcaaggattcaaggtagagctgcttggtcgtcgcagtcccttggagtctttccattttatcagtcaactcttattcgaacagtattgtatattcgatccttgagatcattgcatgtattcagttagagttcgtgactcagtattactagtcttgggaggttgttatatttgtttccgcttttggtttcgacacttgtattaaattatatgtttcaaaaaaaaatggctcgtaatgtaattgtaatcggcttacttaatcttagagactaagtgccatcacgacgcatgtggtgagattttgggtcgtgacaaacagcATACAATGTCAGATTTCTTTTCTACATGTCTTGATGAGTAAAGTTCATCGACAGAGCTAAATACGCATCACATGACTAGTTATCTAAAATAAGGTTTCACAAAGAATCTAAATGCTAAATAAATACATACTGGATGGCGATCAAGGATTGACATGAGTGCTGCATGATCCTTCACTGATCGTTCAATCCTGGCATCACTCTCTGCAGCTTGCTTCAAGTTAGCTGCAAACCTGTTCAATCTGTCCTGTAGGTTCTTTGTTAGAGTACTAGATTGAGGCCTTGTCCATcgtgttccaaattgacttctaAATTGAGAATCTTCTGTTGCTTCTTTTTGCAAAAGCTCCTCAGTTTGGACCAGTAATTCCTGGTTCACCCTCTTCAGATCTTTGAGCTGCTGCAGCTCAGCTTCTAAACCAGCTGGACCACCACAAACTTGAACTGCCTCTACATCTTCTTTTAAGGCCATGGGCAGAGTTAAGTTTCCCTCCAAAGCAAGAATAGAATCAGGCAAGTCCATTTCCCTGAGCTTAACTCGAGCTAGCTCACTTCCCTGTTGCAATCTCTCAGCTTGAGACCTAATGACATCATCAACCATTTCGGTGTACCTGGAAAGAGCCTTAGCGCTGTTATCAGGAACAAGACTGGCAAACATCTTCTCCTTGCTTGCATCCAGGACATCATTCATTGGCATAGGCTTGACCAATGAAAACGCTGGAAGAGGAGCCAGAGAACTGGCTTGTGGAACTCTCATGAGGTATACTCTATCATTCTCCTTCACAGCTCTCGCCAAGTTTTGATTTAAATTAGCCTCGAGCTTATTAATTGCATCCAAGAGCTGCTGCGCTGCTCCCTTTGGTGATGTTTTTTTGGCCTCAGACAATGCACTAATCCCACTCTTCAACCTCGCAATTTCCTCTGCAATTTCTTCTTTCTCGTGGAGCTCCATACCGTACCTATAGCAGGCCTCAGCATAAAACAAGGCTGCCTTGAGCTGAACATGAGCCAGCCAACCCTTGTCAAAGTGGTAGTTCAGAGGTGCAACAGTTAATGCTGCCAAAGCTTCCTCGTAATAAATCCCTGCCTGTATTCATATGTGCAGTGctcattttaaaattaaatgttgCATGTATTAGTGCAAAGAGAAAATTCACCATCTTACACCAAAATAGCAGACAAATCAGAAAATGTCATTGCCAACATAATATCCAGAATGGCTTTTTTTAAtatattatcaaatatcaagGATGCATTCGCTGAATCGTATGCAAATCGAGTGTTTGTTATCTTCCATACAATCAAATAAAAGGTTGACTAAACTACAGAAAGTATGAAGTGGCAAAGGCTGAAATAAATAAGGTATTATAACCAATAGACAACCTGTCTTGAAATCTTTGCACAGACTCCAGGGGTGCTTCCCTTGGCAATAGTATTCTCAAAAACGCACTCCTGAGCCTGTGCTAGCATGAGTCTTTCCAACATCCCAGCACATTCCACTGACATGTCAACCGTGGTGGAGCTACCCATTGATGCCTTCATTGCCACATTGTCTCTCAGGAACGCAAAAGCCCCAGCTGCAGCAATAAAGGAATGTGATGCCTGCCTTCGCCCCTCCACAGCTGATCGATCCAGACTCAATCCCATCTGACTATGCACTGCTCCCAAATTGAACAAAACTGCAGCTTTCTCTGCGGcaaaccaaaaaataaaaagctaGATTACTAATATAACAAGATGATACTAACTAAGCATAAATTTGACTTCTGTAAATTCATAAGATCGCCATATCATATTGAGAAGGTACATGTTTGAATTATAATGATCATTCAGATATTGAAATGAAACTAATTATTAGTAAATACCTTTGCCCTGTTTGGTTTTGGACTTTCTACTTATATAATCACTGTTTTCTATTAAACTAGACGTCCAAATAGAACGGTAAGTTACCAGTGTTGCTAAAGGCCCAAAGCCCTGAAACTCGGTAAGTCCAGGTTGTGCGCTTCACCTCACTTAATTGGCTCTTTAGAGTAGGCGTCAAGGTGCTAAGGCATGTGCACTTCCATTGATGGTGATTGGTTCTGTATTAAAGTGCACAACATCATATATATAGCTTAAGTTTCACTCTTTTGTCCAGATAATTATTGTTTGTGTTTGCAGTTACATAATTTTTTGCTATTTTTGTTTTTCTCCGTTGGCGCGCTTTTCTTCGCTAAAGCTCATGCTTTAATTGCACTTTGCGCTTAAAGTTCCAACAAACTTTGGCGCTTTTTCGCTTTTCACTTTTGACTACTCTGTAATAGttactctttgaaaatatcaACTTTAGAAACTAATCAAAATATTTCAATGAAACTGATAGAGTCCATTACCTAATAACAGCATTTCTAAATAATCAGATCCAGTTTCCAGAATCCAAACCAAACAGGACCAACCTCCAATAATCTCTTTACCACTGCGACAGGCGATTAAAATTTTAATCTTTTTAAAGTTTAAATCttttcaagttttaatctctCTGGAGCAAATTCCAACGTTATCCCAAATCCAAATTCCAAGATCCTTATTTCATTTGGAAAGGAAAGTAAGACCAATATATGTAGCAGCTTAAAATCAAATATGACGCAATTTTAAGTTCTACTCTGCATTATAAGTTGTACAATAAACAAGAAGCAAAGGAGAAGGGAAGAAAAGGGAAAGTATGAACAATGTAGAAGCTCAAAGCAAGTGTGAAGCAATTCTAAATTGTAATTCACGCATCGCCTATTGTACGCATAATTTGAAGTCCAATCAAATCAAAATTTACTTCAATATACCTAGATGAATATTCTGCTGCACAGCTTTCTGCTTGTTCTTGAAAGTATCGTACCAAGTAAAAAACACGGAATTGATGTGATCTTTATCAGGTGAGATCGGAAAACGAGATTCAACAGAACAGAGCGCTTTATAGTAATTTTGCAGAATGTCACGACGAGCAGGGAGCGAATCGGCCGGAACACGCTCGATTTCGGAGCGGTATTGCTTGAGAGTTTGGAGATCATCTTCGAGGTTTTGAGCTTCCCGTTCGGAGTAATTGAAAGCGATGTAGTTTCGTAATGGACGGTAGAGATCGAGTGATACGGTTTTCTTCTCGAAGATTGCTAACATGACGTTTGTCGCCGCCGTTGACGACGGTGACGCCATGGTTTCCGGTGACCTTTTTGTAGCAGTGATGATTTCAATAGATACAGAGTTTGTGTTTAGAGCTTATGCGATGAATTCAAGCGCGTATTTTGGTGCTATTTTGTCCCAAATTTTCCTTTTGTTTCCTTATTGTAAATTTTGACAATTTCTATAAATGTTGTTTGTTTTCCATTCCCTCTTTTTTTCCACCTATAAATGTTGTTTGTTTGCTTAGCTTGAAAGGAAGATAttttaccttttatattttaggGGGCAAATGAAGAAATAAACACTAACGAAGACCAAAATTCCTTTTATATAATGatctaaaaatataatttatgaAAGCACTttagaaacttaaaattttgagtTTAAGTTTCacattttaaaattataatttactgGGTGATTTTGACCAAAATTATTGGATAATATCGATTCCGTAAATCGAACTTTAATTATGTCAGAAAGTATTTTCTGTTTTGACTAAGAATAAAAGATCACATAAATACCACCATGTCTCTTGATGATAAGAAGAAGACCAATGAGTTAATAACAGATTAATGGATATAGACCTTAACTTCTAAATtctaatttataaaaatataaaaatgtataTAGTAATCATTTTTGCTAAATTTCTCTTAAGTTAATTACAGACCTTTTTTTATGTTGGAATAATTTCTTATTCAATCGCGCTACTTCCGAAAATAATAAACCAGCTCTCATGTAGCTATAGATTCCATATATGTATAAGATTATTTTCgtctaaaattaattattttactgcCTTAAATATGTTTACTTCTATAAGATTGGAATTATTCCAGAAATCAATGACAACAAAAATATATTTCCTATTTCACGATCAAAAGCTGCTATAGTAATTTTTTCGCTTGTTATTTATACGTAAGTTTATAGTAGACACTTAGCTATTAATTAAGTTACTAAACTGATAAACAAAGCTATTAATTAAGTTACTAAACTGATAAACAACGATTGTAACTACAAGAAATAAGCAGTATCGAGCTGCCAAGCATTTGCTCGTGATAAACAAGGATCGTAACAAAGAGTAAGCATTCCtctcttttctatttattttggtTTCCCACTCAATAATTGGTATATGTATTAAAACCTAATTATATTTGGATTTGCATCACGTAAGACCCATTTAAAGGGAAAACGTTCcctaataaaaaaaaatcataccCACAACTCGAACCCGCAACCTGTGATTTCATATTATCCCTCTGCCGCAACAACCCATGTTGGTAGTAAACATTCTTCTCAATGTTGTCATCTCATCAATCAACATAGATTAATAACTAAACTCATCCTTTGTGCTTATCAATATGTATCTTATATAGCGGTTTAATCATGCTAATATTATAGTGTTACACATTATTGTGCAATATAGAGCCCGTTTGAATAAGCCGAAAAAAGTAGTTTTTATGCACAAACTTATTTTATAAATAGGCAGTTACATATTTGAATAAAAATGTTGAAGTTTAAAAAAAGATATTGAAGTTTGGTAAACAAAAGCTGGTAAACACTTTTTCtgttaaaaaaatagaaatatcaaCCTTATAAAGGAGTTGATTACTACAATATATCCTTGCACTTCCTTGTGCAATATAGTTACATTATTTTAGCGGACAAGCACGCAAAACAAAAAAATAGAGTAAAAAATTTTGTTCAACCGatctgaaattttttattttgtacatCACACAACTTACATTAGTTGTATGGGGTCTCTTTTTTGTTTCACAATTTTGTGGACCCAGAATTTAGCGGACTCAAAAGTGTAAGATATGGATCCACAAATTTGCGAGACAAAAAAGAGACCTTGCGCGACTAATGTTGCGGCAAACTATAAAACTTTTCGACCGATCTAATTAAGTTGAAGCGCAGTTAGTTTAAGACCAAACCAAGCCCAATTAGCCTTTAGCTTAACTGAGCTAGTGTTTTGATCAATTAGGACCAATtgtcaagttcctaattcctactactaatttactattattgaaaattgaaaaaatgaaataaaaaataataatttcgaaaaaaaaaaaaaggaaaaagagaaagtTCGAACCCATTTCCTAGCAACCCGTTTTTACACCGCGTTGGAGTTCACATCACGCAAATAAtttcaaattcatccctcttAGCCCAATTTTTTGTTTTTCCTGTTTTCTATAAATAGCCCCAATTCCTCAAGCTTTCGAACTCTGTAGAAAATTGAGCACCTCCTTTCTCTCAACGAGTTCAAGCCCCATCTTCTTTTTTCAAATCTCCCAGATTCTTCTCTTTTCCCATTGCTCTGGTATGTCATCTATAAACTTTAGCTACTTAAAAATTCATGCTTTCTTGTTTACTTTTTGGTGGATTTTATTTGGTGCCTTTACTAGCATTCTAGGGTTTTAATCTGGTGCTTCAATTTATGTTGAAAACCTTGTGATTTAAAGTCTGAAGAGTTTGATTTAACGTAAATCGGATAATACTGAGGTGCGGCTGGATCTTTTTCTGTAAAATTTGGATTTTTGGTGAATTTTATTTGATGCCCTTACTAGCATTCCAGGGTTTTATTGTGTTGCTTCAATTTATGTTGAAAatcttgttttttttattttttttatttagagTCTGATAATCGAATAATACTGAGCTGGGTCTGGATcttattttctgcaaaatttggATCCTGTTATATGAGTTATTGAAGTGACTTTTGGGTTTTTCAAGAGAACAGGCTTTAAATTATGcacacaaaaaaagaagaagggaaaAAACACTTTTTTTGTGTTTGTTTTGGGTTGGAAAGAAAGTGGTTCGGGAAATGGGGTTTGTGTTTAAAATTGCTTGGTCTTTGTTCGGCCTAGTTGATGCCCTTTAAAAAATTGAATCTCTAGGGTTCTAAATTTTCGCATTCAGCCTATTACTCTTTCATTATTGAGTTTCTGTTTttgttataaaaaattcaacctgaGAGCTGATTATTTTCTAGAGATTGTCTGGGTTGATATGTATTCTCTCTTGAATCTAGAAAGCCGGTGTTCAGTTTTAATTTAGAGATGACAATTGGCTAGCTGTGAAAATTGTATAACCTCTTTTTTTGGGGTTGAATGCAGATTCTTTGGGAAGTTGGTTGGAGGGGTAATTTGAGCTCGAGAATTGGATTTGGTCATCAATTTCATTGTATAAGGTAAGAAACCTGTTCCAGTTtgtaattcttttcctttttcagtTTTGTGTTATTTCATCCATCAATTCTAGCTTCATTTGAACAGCTTGGAGAGGTTAGTTTAGTAAAATGGAATATTTGTCCAGTTGATAAAGGAAAAAATCTAAAAGTATTTGGAACCTGTTTATGATCAAAAGTATACTATGAGATCTTTGTTATTTTGGTCTAGATTTATGGTCCAATGCAGTGTATTTTGATCTTGTTTTGAAAGAGATCCAAAGCAGTGCCTATTTGTTTCATTTAAGGTCTGTGTGTTTTTCATTCAGTTAATCCACCATAGGTATTTGTTATGCTTGTTTCTCAAGTTTAACATCGGATTGACACGCTCTTATGCAAAGTAGTTTGATAGAGACGCGAATGGGTGTCAGCCAATGACAGTGATTAATATTGAATCATATGTTGTGTTACACTGTTATAGGGCTTCGCTTGGTGGTTGGCAGCTTTCGATGTTTGTAATTGTTTGCCATATCGATGATGCACAATACTGAATCTGGCTTATGCCAGTTTATTCTCAAATAATATGCTAATGAAAGGACATATCTAATTCTAAATATGAGATTTGAGCCTGTGATATATCCAGTCTGATATTGCTGTGACAAATTATTTTTTGCATATCATTAGTGAATGTGGAATTATGGTCTGATACTATATTGCAATTAAATTTTATTTGCAACCtgaagtctctctctctctctctctctctctctctctctctctctctctctctttgtgCATCATTTTCCTAATTGTCCACATTCCTTATTATTCTCTTGGTAGGTTTTCTTTGGTTAATAGCATCATATATGCATGCTTTCACTATAGGCATTTGCCGTTAAATTGGTTATTTTTGTTAAGTTTGAATTACATTTTACTTCATGTGAAATATGCTCTCGTTCAAAGGTGGTAATAATGGTGGAAGAACTAACATTgtttcctttctcttctttgagatGCACTTCTGGTCATCATCATACCAAAATGCAGAATTTTGTTTGTCTTTTACCTCTGAATGGATGCCAAGAAGTTCATGCAATTGGTCGAGGAGAAAAAGAAGAGAGCTCTTGAGAAGAATGAAGCCCGCTTGAAATGGGAGCAAAAACTTGAAGCTGCAGCAAGAGCAATATCTGATGCTGAAGCTAGAGAGAAAGCCAAGGCAGCTAAGCATAAAAGGAAATCGGACTTGGAGTCTGATAGTGCCAGTGACACTGATAGTGGATATGAAGGGAAAAAATCCACCAAAAAGCACCACAAGAAACATAGGAAGCACCATAGCTCTGAGTCTGGTGATTCGGATAGGAAGGAGAAGAAATCCAAGCGAAAGCCTAAGAGAAGATCCTCCGATTCGAGTGATGATAGCAGTGAGGAATATGATGGTGATTCagaagaagagagaagaagaaagaagCGGGGCCACAAGAAGCGCAGGCATCATGATAGACGCGCAGATTATAGTTCCTCAGACTCTTCAGATGATGAAGATGTGAGAAGAAGACGCCATTCAAAGCATCACAAACGCCATCGACGATCACACTCGGATGGTTTAGAGTCTTCAAGTGATGATGATCACGTTGCAGCCAGGAAACGAAGCCACACAAAGCATCATAAACGTCAGGGAAGGTTTGACTCAGATGCTTCTGTCTCTTCTAGTGATGAAGAAAAACTGAACTGCAGTAATCACGGAAAACATAGGAAATGTCATCGCAGGTCCCATAGTCATGATTCAAGGTCCTCAGATTCTGAAGCTTTTAGGCGTGATAGAAGTAGATCCCTAGGTAAATCTTCTGATGAGAATGAGGAACTAGATAAAAAAGAAAAGCACAGGAAGAATCATCATCGACATGGCCATCACCGTCATCACCGTTCCAACCATAAGCATCACCACTCAGATGAAGTGTCCAAGGACAAGCACCAATCCCACGGCGAGGAAGAGAAAAATGATGAGCCAGTGGAACGTGGTTCTGAGGTGCGCACGGAAAGTGATGGCAATGGTGCTCATGATATTCAGAATGCTTAGGATGTTATGACTGCTTGCACTCAATTCATGTTGTTTTCCATTTAACTGCATTCTGTGGAGACTGTAAACTGCCATTGCGAATTATAGTTGTGCTGTAGTTTGTTTCGTATTTCATTAATACTGTTGAATCTTTCTATAGACCAGCACATTTATGATACTAGTGATTCTGCTATTGATTAACAGAGTAACATCGTGTGGCGAAATATTCCCTTTTTTTTATTGGCACTTGCATGTAATTATCAGTTTTGCTGTGATTATATTGGGGTGCTTAGTGTTGTTTTGATCAGTACGCTAACCAAATCACAAATCAATATGATTGGTGGAATATGACATGTGGCTAGTGCCTCTCTTTAGTCAATCATAAGCAATCGAGCAGAAATAAATTattctctttttatttatttgatatgCAAATTAGCTCTGAGCGGAGTCACTGTTGTGATTGTGTTAAGAGTGATAATCTATCAGGAATAACTCTCATCCAATCGAATCCATTGAATATCAACGACAGTTCTATGAAATTTGTGAATTCTCAAGATTTTATACCATATTGCACCAGAAATGGTAAAAAATATTCTTAGTCAATAATTCAATACAGCAACTTGATGCCTTGTGGCTTGTATATGACAAAAAGAAGGCGATTGGTTACAGGTCCAGAGGCGCTAATTACTAGCCTGCCTACTCAATAAAACAGAAACAAGAAAGGACAGTTGCATTTCAGCTTTCGCCCTCTTCGGTCCTGTTTATCCACCATTGATTGCATTAAAAGATGCTTCACCTCCTTAAAAGGAGCAGTCACTGAGAATTGGACTTTGTATAGGCTGACGAGAAGAGTCGTACATTATGCTGTTCCATGCTGGATTCCTTGTAGCCAGCAGGTGAAATTCAATGAATTGGGGTTTTATAATAGACAATAATACAACACGACGaaccaaaaattatttttgtttagAAGTTCTTCAGAATCTTCTCAGTTGAGACTCCATCTGCTACAAGAAGAGCAGTCACCTCCTGCAAGAAGAGTCAAAGGATACAAATTGTAAATCTGGGCCCATGATCCAAAACATAttgatgcttatgttcttgaaaGTGAAAATTTCTTCACACATGTCAGGTAATAGTACATGGCAATCGTAAACCAAGTTTGTTGAACTTTCAACAAGAACAAAGTAGAAAATACTCTTTCCTAAAAAATAAAGCAGTTCACTATAAGTAGGCTAGAAGTTATAACAATTTCCGGCTTATGGATTCTCTCACTCTGATTTTACTAAACAGTGAGTTGCAGAAATTCTACTTGAAAGTTGTCTAATATGTTGTTTGAATATTTTGGTCACAAACTTCATTAACTTTCAGTTAGAGGAACAAGTCGCTAAGTTTTACTCCTACTTTCTCATCAAACGTCTTCAGATATCAAATAACAGTTTTGAGTGTGAATAGGAATATCTATCACTAGGATATATTGATCTAATTCAAACAAAATTTACTTCCGTTCGGGAAGGAGAAGAATAACAAATTTCCCTAGTTTCCTGCTGCATATTTGGAAAAAAGCAAGTTATTCCCTGCATAAGATAAAAGGAGTACAATTCCGTAGACATCGCATCTATCTACCAGATCATGCCAATCCGAAGCTGTATACACACTTAGCGAAATGCACATGCTAATGCCAGTTACCAAGTAGACCTTTCTTAATGGCATCTAAAATCCTACGGGCTTAATCCCATACAAACAGCAAGAGTTCCAAACATACTCACCTTAATAAATGGACAAACAGAAAGAGATCTGCCTGTTGGAACCAGTACCCAATAATTTTTGATTAGGCAGCCCCTGGTTTCTGAGTGCCACCTTAATGGTGATCACCTGGCAGGCATACTCAGTTCGCTCCATTCAGCTCCCACTCAACTGCATCAGGGAACTTTTCAGTCCTTTAGTAGGCACTAAGTAATCATTTAACCCAGAAGTTTCTTTGCTTACATAAAATGCCCAAGTGAATATATTGACAACCGCACCCCAACCCTCAGCCACACTAAAGATAAAAAGGAAACAGATTCAAGCACCTAGTATCAGTACATAACCAAGTCTTGACGAAACAATTGCAGCTGCTCAAGCACCAATTGATCCATCTCATAATAGCAACGTGCAAAAGAGAGTGTAACCAGCACGAAGAAGCACTATAGGTAATTAATACAAACTATATGCTTCCACCTTCCTTG is a window from the Nicotiana tomentosiformis chromosome 10, ASM39032v3, whole genome shotgun sequence genome containing:
- the LOC104095240 gene encoding vacuolar-sorting protein BRO1-like yields the protein MASPSSTAATNVMLAIFEKKTVSLDLYRPLRNYIAFNYSEREAQNLEDDLQTLKQYRSEIERVPADSLPARRDILQNYYKALCSVESRFPISPDKDHINSVFFTWYDTFKNKQKAVQQNIHLEKAAVLFNLGAVHSQMGLSLDRSAVEGRRQASHSFIAAAGAFAFLRDNVAMKASMGSSTTVDMSVECAGMLERLMLAQAQECVFENTIAKGSTPGVCAKISRQAGIYYEEALAALTVAPLNYHFDKGWLAHVQLKAALFYAEACYRYGMELHEKEEIAEEIARLKSGISALSEAKKTSPKGAAQQLLDAINKLEANLNQNLARAVKENDRVYLMRVPQASSLAPLPAFSLVKPMPMNDVLDASKEKMFASLVPDNSAKALSRYTEMVDDVIRSQAERLQQGSELARVKLREMDLPDSILALEGNLTLPMALKEDVEAVQVCGGPAGLEAELQQLKDLKRVNQELLVQTEELLQKEATEDSQFRSQFGTRWTRPQSSTLTKNLQDRLNRFAANLKQAAESDARIERSVKDHAALMSILDRHPIESALPTLARPIMSLDANEDAIAGALKQSLRQLEGLGAQRAGLEDMLKEMKRKDDILPKLMTSTGSHEDLFRKEIAKYDHICEEIAQNLEAQEQLLLQIQAQNEDFASIFNLEDYKASRERIYKQIEAAISKYREIKENINEGLKFYVTLQDAITNVKQQCSDFVMTRNIQCREMMDEVQRQISGLSFQDNKGSNGYNYPSVPQSHQVPRSNPQPPTDPANMPNAVRPPTPTYHPSQQPAMAGNPQQPTMPGYTQNPLPYGPPQQPTPPYHLQASGPPYPPPQHQQQPPPSHEYGQPAYPGWRGPYYNAPPQQPAPPQQLGSMPRPPYTVPSPYHPPPHQSGYYRQ
- the LOC104106614 gene encoding uncharacterized protein, with product MDAKKFMQLVEEKKKRALEKNEARLKWEQKLEAAARAISDAEAREKAKAAKHKRKSDLESDSASDTDSGYEGKKSTKKHHKKHRKHHSSESGDSDRKEKKSKRKPKRRSSDSSDDSSEEYDGDSEEERRRKKRGHKKRRHHDRRADYSSSDSSDDEDVRRRRHSKHHKRHRRSHSDGLESSSDDDHVAARKRSHTKHHKRQGRFDSDASVSSSDEEKLNCSNHGKHRKCHRRSHSHDSRSSDSEAFRRDRSRSLGKSSDENEELDKKEKHRKNHHRHGHHRHHRSNHKHHHSDEVSKDKHQSHGEEEKNDEPVERGSEVRTESDGNGAHDIQNA